The genomic stretch CCCTCCGATCCCGGCGGCGAGCCCGccattgccgccgccgccgccttgtaCGCGGCCTGCTGCGGTGCCGCGGCCGCACGGTGCACCATGGCGGCTGCGGCGGCCGCCGGGTGGTGCTGCAGGTGGTGCACCGCGGCGGGGGACGGGTAGTACTCctgcgccgccaccgccgccgtgtAGTGCGGCTGCGTCGCCGGGTGCGCGCCGTAGATGGCCTGGCCCGCCGCCTGCGTCGCGTACTCCGGCGGGACCCAGATGCCGCCGAGGACCACTAGCTGTGGCGCCGCGGTCGCCGGCGCGGGCGGCGCCGGCATCGGCCGCCGTGTGTGCAGCCTGTACTTCTGCACGGCCACAGACGACGGGAAAAGAAATTATGAATCAATCATCCGTTTCTCTACTCCAACGCCATCGAATCATAAATTCATAAGGACCAATGATGAATTGCTGGATATTCTACTATTACTGCATCGTTGCATATGGAGATTATAATTACCTGGAGATGGCTTTTCACCTCATCATTGGTCAATCCATCCACCTTCATCAGCTCGCGGATCTGCTTCGGGGTCGCCACTTTTGCAAACAAGAAACAAGTTTTATTTGTCTTGAGCTCACGCACGCATGCGTTTGGCATTTTGTGAAGCAGTTAGTATTACATGTGTTTGTACCTTGAGCGCCGCCGAGGATCTGGAGGGCATTGACGAAGCGGCGGTGCAGCTCCGGCGACCAGCACCGCCGCGCCTTGCGGTGCgtctgcggcggcggcgtcgcggcTGCCTGCTGCCCTTCCGGGGCGTTCGTCCCCGGCTTGACGCCGTTCTGTACTACGTCTCTCCGCGCGCCCAGGACGCCGTTGTTGCTGCTGGCGTCGAGGTACGGCTTCCTCTCGGCGTCACCCGCGTCTTTGTCCGCGGGCGCGAGGGCGAGCTCCGGCAGCGCCGCGCCTTCCGCGGCGGACGCGGTCTTGTCCTTGGCGAACGGGAGGAACGCACCGCCGCCGTTGCGCTGCCCGGCCGCAGCGGCGTCGTGCGCGCAGAGCGTGTCGATCGGGAGCGGGTGCTCCGAGCTCTCCTTGGGCGTCTGCGGCCCTTTCGCCGCCATGTCGGCCGCCGTGGCCGCGGCGGGCCCGTTCCAGAGCTGCGCCGACTCCATCCAGCTCGCCTTCTCCGACGGCGGGTTCCCCATcttgtcggcggcggcggcgtcgatcCCGATGTTCTTGAGCGGCATGAACTCCTCGAGCACCAGGGGCCTCGCCGGCGCGCCCTGCAGGCTCCCC from Sorghum bicolor cultivar BTx623 chromosome 3, Sorghum_bicolor_NCBIv3, whole genome shotgun sequence encodes the following:
- the LOC8056535 gene encoding transcription factor NIGTH1, producing MASSPSDLTLDYKPNGNAAAYAVTIPKPQQEPLVDGHHHHHHLTTAEQATQKLREFLARLEEEWLKIDAFKRELPLCMQLLNHAMESYRQQLEAYQMGSLQGAPARPLVLEEFMPLKNIGIDAAAADKMGNPPSEKASWMESAQLWNGPAAATAADMAAKGPQTPKESSEHPLPIDTLCAHDAAAAGQRNGGGAFLPFAKDKTASAAEGAALPELALAPADKDAGDAERKPYLDASSNNGVLGARRDVVQNGVKPGTNAPEGQQAAATPPPQTHRKARRCWSPELHRRFVNALQILGGAQVATPKQIRELMKVDGLTNDEVKSHLQKYRLHTRRPMPAPPAPATAAPQLVVLGGIWVPPEYATQAAGQAIYGAHPATQPHYTAAVAAQEYYPSPAAVHHLQHHPAAAAAAMVHRAAAAPQQAAYKAAAAAMAGSPPGSEGRGSAGGGSVGGGGGGRERSESIEEEGEGEEREEDDDDDDDDMAAAKADGEEAAAGAGAGVKY